The genomic interval GCCGAGCCCGCCTCGAGGCGCGGGTGGCCGCGGCGCGCGGCTCCCTGGAGGCCGCCGCGGCCGAGGCGGCCCGCGCCGAGGCCCTGCTCGAGGCGGCACGGGGGCGGGAGGCGCAGGCCACAGCCGCGCTCGCGCAGGTCGCCGGTCCCGCCGCCGCTGACGACGACGACGGGGGCCGCGTCCGGGAGGCGGCGGCCGCCACGGCGAGCGCCCTGGCCGACGCGGAGCAGCGGCTGGCGGCGGCCCGCGCCGCCGAGCGCGGCGCGGAGCGGGACAGGGCCGGTGCCGCAGCGCGCCTGGAGGCGCTCGAGCTCGGGCTGGCCGGCCGCCGCGACGGCGCCGGAGCCCTCCTGGCCGCCGGGGCGCGCCAGCCGGGCGTGCTGGGGGCGGTGGCCGGCCAGCTGCACGTCGAGCCGGGCGCGGAGGACGTCGTCACCGCGGCCCTCGGAGACCTCGCCGAGGCCGTGGTGGTCGAGTCGCTCGACGCCGCCGTCGACGCGCTGCGCCTGCTGCGCCACGAGGCCGCCGGCAGCGCCGACCTGGTGGTGCTGCCCGGCGCCCGGACGCCGGCCGACCGGGGCCCGGGTGCGGGCGGGCGCCGAGCCGCCCGCGCGGACGCCGCCCACGACGCGGCGGCGGAGCTGGCCGCGGTGCTGCGCGACCTGGAGGGCGTGGACGGGGCGCGTCCCGTCGCGGCGCTCGTCAGCGCCGACGGTGAGCTCGGCCGGGCGGTGTCCGCCCTGCTCGCGGCGCACGTCGCCGTGCCGGGGCTCGCCCAGGCCCGTGCCCTCGTGGCGGCCCACCCGGCGCTGGTGGCCGTGACGGAGTCCGGTGACGTGCTGCGCGCGGGGTCCGCCCGCGGCGGGGGCAGCACCGGCACGAGCCGCGTGCACGTGCAGGCCGCGGCCGACGCCGCCCGGGAGGCGCTCGAGGACGCGCAGGCCGCCAGCGCCTCCGCCGCGGCGGAGCTGCGCACCGCCACCGCAGTGGCGGCCGCCGCCCGCGAGCGGCGCGACGCCGCCCTGGCGGAGCTGGCCTCCCGGGACGCCGCCGCGGCCCGCGAGGCCCGCCGCACCGGTGAGCTGACCGCCGCCGCCCGCGCCGCCTCCGCCGACGCCGCCCGTGCGGCGCAGCAGGACGAGCGCGCCCGTGCCGCCGTCGTCGTCGCCCGCCAGAAGGTGGAGGCGCTGTCCGCGGAGCTGGCCGCGGACCAGCAGGCAGCCGCCGCAGCGGCCCCGGCGGTCCTGGGGGAGCTGGAGGACGGGCAGGCGGCCGACGAGCGGGGCTCCCGGACCAGCGCTGAGCTGGCTGCGGCCTCCACGGCGGCGCGCGGCGCCGAGGTGGAGGCGCGCCTGGCGCTGCGGACCGCGGAGGAGCGCGAGCGGGCCAGCAGCGGTCGCGCCGAGGGGCTCGCCCGCGCGGCGCGCCAGGAGCGGGCCGCGCGCGAGCGCGCTGCCCAGCAGGCCGAGCGACACCGCGCGGGCGAGGCCGTCGCCGCGGCCGTCCGGGTCGGGGCGCAGGCGTCGCTGGAGGTGCTGGAGCGGGTGCTGGCCGAGGCCGGCCGCGTGCGCGAGGAGGCCTCCGCGCAGCGCGAGGGCGCCGCGGCGGCGGTCCGGGAGGGCCGCAGCGCCGTCGAGGGGCTGTCCCGTG from Quadrisphaera sp. RL12-1S carries:
- a CDS encoding AAA family ATPase yields the protein RARLEARVAAARGSLEAAAAEAARAEALLEAARGREAQATAALAQVAGPAAADDDDGGRVREAAAATASALADAEQRLAAARAAERGAERDRAGAAARLEALELGLAGRRDGAGALLAAGARQPGVLGAVAGQLHVEPGAEDVVTAALGDLAEAVVVESLDAAVDALRLLRHEAAGSADLVVLPGARTPADRGPGAGGRRAARADAAHDAAAELAAVLRDLEGVDGARPVAALVSADGELGRAVSALLAAHVAVPGLAQARALVAAHPALVAVTESGDVLRAGSARGGGSTGTSRVHVQAAADAAREALEDAQAASASAAAELRTATAVAAAARERRDAALAELASRDAAAAREARRTGELTAAARAASADAARAAQQDERARAAVVVARQKVEALSAELAADQQAAAAAAPAVLGELEDGQAADERGSRTSAELAAASTAARGAEVEARLALRTAEERERASSGRAEGLARAARQERAARERAAQQAERHRAGEAVAAAVRVGAQASLEVLERVLAEAGRVREEASAQREGAAAAVREGRSAVEGLSRELAALTDAAHREEVARVEQRAALDALAARAADELGLDVPALLAEHAPGEDFDRPAQEARLAKAEKALARLGRVNPLALEEYAALEERSAFLTSQLEDLRTTRADLLEIVRTVDERVQQAFAEAFADTAAAFESVFPRLFPGGEGRLVLTDPSDLLTTGVEVEARPAGKRVKRLSLLSGGERSLTAVALLVAIFTARPSPFYVLDEVEAALDDANLRRLLAVLEELRASSQLIVITHQERTMEIADALYGVTMRSDGVTAVVSQRLRERASTSA